A single Lactuca sativa cultivar Salinas chromosome 8, Lsat_Salinas_v11, whole genome shotgun sequence DNA region contains:
- the LOC128127912 gene encoding uncharacterized protein LOC128127912: MSKYNPNDREKIRRAYLQRGPHQPRGHKFRQTAFGKTKRRFILVWLEYSVTEDAAFCLYCYLCDDDVEASDGKSFITEGFNNWKKPESFKIHIGGPGSLAFRGHDDSELSSNQGNFRELLKFLADHNEETTKFILQNAPKNNKLYSHKIQIDIASSCAIETSKLITEDIGDDYFSILVDECRDVSTKEQMALVLRYVDKKGYVIERFLGIVHVPNTNSLSLKAAIDSLLATYKLTVSRIRGQGYDGASNM; this comes from the exons ATGTCTAAATATAATCCTAATGATCGTGAGAAAATTCGAAGAGCCTACTTACAAAGAGGTCCTCATCAACCGCGTGGTCATAAGTTCCGTCAAACAGCTTTTGGTAAAACAAAAAGGAGATTTATTCTTGTTTGGTTAGAATACAGCGTGACGGAAGATGCTGCATTCTGCTTATATTGTTATTTATGTGATGATGATGTCGAAGCAAGTGATGGCAAATCTTTCATAACCGAaggattcaataattggaaaaaGCCGGAAAGTTTTAAAATTCATATTGGTGGTCCAGGGA GTTTAGCATTTCGGGGCCATGACGACTCAGAACTTTCAAGTAATCAGGGCAACTTTAGAGAGTTGTTGAAGTTTTTGGCAGACCACAATGAAGAAACAACAAAATTCATCTTGCAAAATGCTCCAAAAAACAACAAGTTGTACTCTCATAAAATCCAAATAGATATAGCATCGTCTTGTGCAATTGAAACTAGTAAGCTTATAACTGAAGATATTGGGGATGACTACTTTTCTATTTTGGTTGATGAATGTCGTGATGTCTCTACGAAAGAACAAATGGCACTTGTACTTCGATATGTAGACAAAAAAGGTTACGTAATTGAACGCTTTCTTGGGATTGTACATGTACCAAATACTAACTCTTTGTCCTTGAAAGCAGCCATTGATTCATTACTTGCAACATACAAGCTTACTGTGTCACGAATTCGTGGGCAAGGCTACGATGGAGCTAGCAATATGTGA
- the LOC111915600 gene encoding uncharacterized protein LOC111915600, producing the protein MISKLVNVVGASCKRKDLLREKQAEKILEAIDIGKTETGKGLNQEYTLQRATDTRWGSHYRTLLNISTLFSSIIEVLEYVVEDCGSSEQKAEAVILLDWTQSFDFVFALILMKSILGITNELSLALQRKDQDIVNAMELVGISKQRLKTPRNEGWESLVKEVYLFCEKYSIAIPKMDDVFVARGRPRRVAQQVTNLHHYENELFKNVIDWVLQELRSRFNETTTELLLCMDCLNPDDSFSSFKKEKLVILAQLYPSDFSKTGILVLENQLEMYIFDMKSSVHFSGLKGVGYLAMKLVETKKLFIYHLVYRLIRLVFVLPVSTTSVERSFSAMKIVKTRLRNKIGDQWLNDCLLTYIEKEIFQTIPNDSILKRFQTMRSRRCQLPST; encoded by the coding sequence ATGATTAGCAAGTTAGTGAATGTTGTTGGAGCCTCTTGTAAGCGTAAAGATCTGCTTCGTGAGAAACAAGCTGAGAAGATCCTAGAAGCAATAGATATTGGTAAAACTGAAACTGGTAAAGGGTTAAATCAAGAATATACTCTTCAAAGGGCAACCGATACACGATGGGGATCTCATTACCGAACATTGTTGAACATCAGTACCTTATTTTCTTCTATAATTGAGGTACTTGAGTATGTTGTTGAGGATTGTGGGAGCTCTGAGCAAAAGGCAGAAGCAGTCATATTGTTGGATTGGACACAatcttttgattttgtttttgcgTTGATCTTGATGAAAAGTATACTTGGAATTACAAACGAGTTATCATTGGCATTACAGAGGAAAGATCAAGATATAGTGAATGCTATGGAACTAGTTGGTATTTCAAAACAAAGGTTAAAGACACCGAGAAACGAAGGGTGGGAATCATTGGTCAAAGAAGTTTATTTATTTTGCGAAAAGTATAGTATTGCTATTCCAAAGATGGACGATGTCTTTGTAGCTCGAGGTAGGCCTCGTCGTGTAGCTCAGCAAGTGACGAACCTTCATCATTATGAAAATGAGTTATTTAAAAATGTGATAGATTGGGTGCTTCAAGAACTTAGAAGTAGATTTAATGAAACCACTACTGAATTGCTACTTTGTATGGATTGCTTGAACCCCGATGATTCCTTCTCATCTTTCAAGAAGGAGAAATTGGTTATCTTAGCCCAACTTTATCCCTCAGACTTTTCTAAAACAGGCATACTTGTTCTTGAGAATCAGCTTGAAATGTATATTTTTGATATGAAATCTAGTGTTCATTTTTCTGGTTTAAAGGGAGTTGGATACCTTGCAATGAAGCTAGTCGAGACAAAGAAACTTTTCATTTACCACTTGGTTTATCGACTGATCAGACTAGTTTTTGTTTTACCCGTCTCAACGACTTCAGTTGAACGATCATTTTCAGCAATGAAGATTGTGAAAACTCGATTGCGCAACAAAATTGGGGACCAATGGTTGAATGATTGTTTGCTTACATACATTGAGAAGGAGATTTTTCAAACGATTCCAAATGATAGCATTTTGAAAAGATTTCAAACAATGAGATCCCGTCGTTGCCAATTACCGAGTACATGA